The proteins below come from a single Candidatus Methanoperedens sp. genomic window:
- a CDS encoding NAD(P)/FAD-dependent oxidoreductase, producing the protein MNKKEERAKIEGEKYDFDVIVVGGGPGGLTTGILCAYRGLKTAIFEASNWGGILSWLCPNKMIENFPGLCEKSTCQDLVNQWVNEAKKLKVELKKERVNEITQDRKIIAESGEYKGKIIVLATGSSPAAGGIKGEEKFGKGERGVYYYVTNPEKFTGKRVLIVGGGNSAVDAALSLADTADLITIAHGKDELRADPYKIERMKAIDKIKVLYNTEVQEIAGTDKVEKVIMKDLKEDETIQQVVDAVVLAVGMTPNTEIFKKLGLEMDVKGYLKTDKTQKTNIDGVYAVGDIASDLQLVVVAVAHGATVAHNAYIELRKPYWR; encoded by the coding sequence ATGAACAAAAAGGAAGAGCGTGCCAAGATCGAGGGAGAGAAATATGATTTTGACGTGATAGTCGTGGGAGGCGGCCCGGGAGGGCTGACCACAGGGATATTGTGTGCGTACAGGGGCCTCAAAACCGCCATCTTCGAAGCCTCCAACTGGGGCGGGATACTCTCATGGCTATGTCCTAACAAGATGATCGAGAACTTCCCCGGGCTTTGTGAGAAATCAACATGCCAGGACCTTGTCAACCAGTGGGTGAATGAAGCCAAGAAATTGAAGGTGGAATTAAAAAAAGAACGTGTGAATGAGATCACTCAGGACAGGAAGATCATTGCGGAAAGCGGTGAATACAAGGGAAAGATAATAGTTCTGGCCACAGGCAGCTCTCCGGCAGCAGGTGGCATAAAGGGTGAAGAGAAATTCGGCAAGGGCGAGCGCGGAGTATATTATTACGTAACAAATCCCGAGAAATTCACAGGAAAAAGGGTTCTTATCGTGGGCGGGGGCAACTCGGCCGTCGATGCAGCTTTGAGCCTGGCTGATACTGCCGACCTCATTACTATAGCGCACGGGAAAGATGAGTTAAGAGCAGATCCCTACAAGATCGAGCGCATGAAAGCTATCGATAAAATCAAGGTTTTGTACAATACTGAGGTTCAGGAAATTGCAGGAACAGACAAGGTCGAAAAAGTCATAATGAAGGATCTGAAGGAAGATGAAACCATCCAGCAGGTAGTTGACGCGGTTGTTCTGGCCGTGGGCATGACACCGAACACAGAGATATTCAAGAAGCTCGGCCTTGAAATGGATGTGAAAGGATACCTGAAGACCGATAAGACGCAGAAGACCAATATCGATGGAGTATACGCAGTCGGCGACATAGCCTCTGACCTCCAGCTCGTAGTGGTCGCGGTGGCGCATGGTGCCACGGTGGCGCATAACGCATACATTGAATTAAGAAAACCTTATTGGCGTTAA
- a CDS encoding TRAM domain-containing protein, translating to MVGDQEKSAPVTAGETYDVSIEAIAKEGDGIARVEGFVIFVPQTKVGDKVKIKVTKVMRKFAFGEKVE from the coding sequence TTGGTTGGAGATCAGGAGAAAAGTGCTCCGGTAACGGCCGGGGAAACCTACGACGTATCGATAGAGGCAATAGCAAAAGAAGGCGACGGGATCGCAAGAGTGGAAGGTTTTGTAATCTTTGTACCGCAGACGAAAGTCGGCGACAAAGTCAAGATCAAAGTCACCAAAGTAATGCGAAAATTCGCGTTTGGGGAAAAGGTAGAATAA
- a CDS encoding DEAD/DEAH box helicase family protein, protein MQKEAKARIKINKLLEQSGWRFFDDEKGKANIVLENNVKITRKNLDEFGNDFEKTENGFTDFLLLNEKGFPFVIVEAKSEDKNPLDGKEQARKYAQSQNVRFVILSNGNLHYFWDLERGNPSVITKFPTLESLYHTASFAPNPSTLVSEIVGEDYITRIQNPLFDKDPRWNNDKTRADYIHESGLKFLRPYQLDAVHALQESVEDGNDRFLFEMATGTGKTLISAAVIKLFLRSGNAKRVLFLVDRLELEDQAKKNFIKWLKNDYKVIIYKENKDDWRKAEIVVSTVQSLSFDNKYQRLFSPTDFDLLISDEAHRSIGWNSRAVFEYFVGYKLGLTATPKDYLKYLDPDKVSKKDPREWERRQLRDTYITFGCESGNPTFRYSLIDAVRDGYLVNPVAVDARTEITTQLLSEKGYSIIVENTEGIKEEQIYFHKDFENKFLSEETNKIFCKTFIENALRDPISGEIGKTIVFCVSQNHASKITQVMNEFADKLYPGKYNSDFALQITSNVQDAQQFTINFTDTSNNLSGNSRFLEGYKTSKTRVCVTVGMMTTGYDCQDILNICLMRPIFSPTDFIQIKGRGTRKYDFAFSMKNGHDNEIIKKAKEKFKLFDFFANCEYFEEKYNYNEVLKLPPRTTYTGGGEGEERTSEYENLSFDPLTSLEEYAIGMDGMKIDRMFFDKFENTVRNNIFIKENIEKENFDAIEEYIKSKIFEKPEEFYNLEKLRKSLRIDRRLSLREIIEKIFGRITVFKTKEELLDEEVERFISIYKPESREVPLIRNFIKAYIIDHEVRDIMESKEFGRFATNSQFSMEEFREVRKWCEMIPEYVKDYVSLYKFV, encoded by the coding sequence ATGCAAAAAGAGGCAAAAGCGCGCATTAAGATCAATAAACTCCTTGAACAGTCGGGTTGGAGGTTTTTTGATGATGAAAAAGGAAAAGCCAATATCGTTTTAGAGAATAATGTCAAAATCACCAGAAAAAACCTTGATGAATTTGGGAATGATTTTGAAAAAACAGAAAATGGATTTACAGATTTTCTTCTTCTAAATGAAAAGGGCTTCCCATTTGTAATAGTAGAGGCAAAATCTGAAGATAAAAATCCTCTTGATGGGAAAGAGCAGGCAAGGAAATACGCGCAATCGCAAAATGTGAGATTCGTGATACTCTCAAATGGCAATTTGCATTATTTCTGGGATTTAGAGCGTGGAAATCCCAGTGTTATCACAAAATTCCCAACATTAGAATCGCTTTATCATACAGCTTCTTTTGCGCCCAATCCTTCAACTCTTGTAAGCGAAATAGTTGGAGAGGATTACATTACCCGAATCCAGAACCCTCTTTTTGATAAAGACCCGCGCTGGAATAATGACAAAACAAGAGCAGACTACATACATGAATCCGGACTGAAATTCTTAAGACCGTATCAGTTGGATGCGGTTCATGCTTTGCAGGAATCTGTAGAAGATGGGAACGACAGGTTCCTTTTTGAAATGGCGACAGGAACAGGAAAGACTCTGATTTCAGCCGCGGTTATCAAACTGTTTTTAAGATCAGGTAATGCAAAGAGGGTGCTTTTTCTTGTTGACCGATTAGAACTTGAAGACCAAGCGAAGAAAAATTTTATTAAATGGCTAAAAAATGATTACAAAGTTATAATTTATAAAGAAAATAAGGACGATTGGCGAAAAGCTGAGATTGTCGTTTCCACCGTCCAGAGCCTTTCTTTTGACAATAAATATCAGAGGCTTTTTTCACCCACGGATTTTGACCTATTGATTTCGGATGAAGCCCACCGCTCGATCGGATGGAACAGCAGGGCTGTTTTTGAGTATTTTGTTGGCTATAAGCTCGGTCTTACTGCCACACCTAAAGATTATCTGAAGTATTTAGACCCTGATAAAGTAAGTAAGAAAGACCCGCGCGAATGGGAACGAAGACAGCTTAGGGACACCTATATCACATTTGGCTGCGAGAGCGGGAATCCGACTTTTCGCTACAGTCTTATTGACGCTGTGAGGGATGGATATCTTGTGAACCCAGTTGCTGTTGATGCGCGAACCGAAATCACCACACAGTTACTTTCAGAAAAAGGTTACTCTATCATCGTAGAAAATACTGAAGGAATAAAAGAAGAGCAGATATATTTTCATAAGGATTTTGAGAACAAATTTCTCTCTGAAGAAACAAACAAAATATTCTGCAAGACTTTCATTGAAAATGCTCTCAGAGATCCAATAAGTGGAGAGATTGGCAAAACCATTGTTTTTTGCGTAAGCCAGAACCATGCCTCAAAAATAACACAGGTAATGAATGAGTTTGCAGATAAATTATATCCTGGAAAATATAATTCAGATTTTGCTCTTCAGATAACGTCAAACGTTCAGGATGCGCAGCAATTTACTATCAATTTTACCGATACAAGTAATAACCTATCCGGCAATTCGCGGTTTCTGGAAGGTTATAAAACGAGCAAAACAAGGGTATGCGTAACCGTTGGAATGATGACGACAGGCTATGACTGCCAGGATATTTTGAATATATGCTTGATGCGCCCTATATTTTCACCAACGGATTTTATCCAGATAAAAGGAAGGGGTACAAGAAAGTATGATTTTGCATTTTCCATGAAAAATGGGCACGATAACGAAATCATAAAGAAAGCTAAAGAAAAATTCAAGCTTTTTGATTTTTTTGCGAATTGCGAGTACTTTGAAGAGAAATATAATTATAATGAAGTTTTGAAATTGCCTCCAAGGACTACATATACAGGAGGCGGTGAGGGTGAGGAAAGGACAAGTGAATATGAGAATCTCAGTTTCGACCCTCTAACAAGCCTTGAGGAATACGCTATCGGCATGGATGGAATGAAAATAGACCGTATGTTCTTTGATAAATTCGAGAATACTGTGAGGAATAATATCTTCATAAAAGAGAATATTGAAAAAGAAAATTTCGATGCCATTGAAGAATATATAAAAAGTAAGATTTTTGAAAAACCTGAAGAATTCTATAATCTTGAGAAGTTGAGAAAATCGTTGAGAATTGACCGCCGCCTGAGTTTGCGGGAGATCATAGAGAAGATATTTGGAAGGATTACTGTATTTAAGACGAAAGAGGAATTGCTTGATGAGGAAGTTGAGAGATTCATATCTATTTATAAACCGGAAAGCAGGGAAGTACCGCTCATAAGGAATTTTATAAAAGCATATATTATAGACCATGAAGTGAGGGATATTATGGAATCAAAAGAATTCGGGCGTTTTGCGACAAATTCCCAGTTTTCGATGGAGGAGTTCCGGGAAGTGAGAAAGTGGTGTGAGATGATACCTGAGTATGTGAAAGATTATGTTTCTCTCTATAAGTTCGTGTGA
- a CDS encoding dihydroorotase: MPDLVIRNARIFIGEAIQPAEIAIDNGRISKIGKIIGTQDVNTIIDAKGALVLPGAIDAHVHFRDPGMTKKEDWYTGSCAAAAGGVTTVIDHPNTIPPTIDTDSFKKKKKEAKKSIIDYGINAGVTRNLKSLKSLWELGAIAFGEIFLAESTGSLNVNYGILEDALSVIKDLGAVACIHAEDEDIRQKYLKALKGNLEPESYSKSRPQLSEKIAVEKAIDLAGEAKLHFCHISARESLETIKKAKAEKKSVTCEVAPHHLFLSSKDYRRLGTLGKMNPPLRDYQSQQSLWAGLNDGTIDIIASDHAPHLEHEKMADIWSAPAGVPGVETMMPLMLMAVKRNLLTLKRLIEVSSQKPAMIFSLKKGVLAEGYDADLMIVGETQKIRREKLHSKAGWTPFKNAEGIFPRMTLSRGEIVSEEGEIIAKRGRGRLITGQGFVMKINSEID; encoded by the coding sequence ATGCCCGACCTCGTAATCAGGAATGCAAGGATTTTCATTGGCGAGGCTATCCAGCCAGCAGAAATAGCGATAGACAACGGCAGAATATCAAAGATCGGGAAAATAATAGGAACACAGGATGTCAACACGATCATTGATGCAAAGGGCGCGCTCGTCCTCCCGGGCGCCATTGATGCCCATGTCCACTTCCGCGATCCTGGGATGACAAAGAAGGAGGACTGGTACACAGGTTCATGTGCTGCTGCGGCAGGCGGGGTCACGACTGTTATCGACCATCCCAATACCATTCCCCCCACAATAGACACGGACTCTTTCAAGAAAAAGAAAAAAGAAGCGAAAAAATCCATAATCGATTACGGTATCAACGCCGGCGTGACGAGGAACCTGAAATCTCTCAAGAGCCTGTGGGAACTCGGTGCTATTGCATTCGGGGAGATATTCCTGGCAGAATCCACAGGCTCGCTGAATGTAAATTACGGGATATTGGAGGATGCACTCTCCGTAATTAAAGACCTTGGCGCGGTGGCATGCATCCATGCTGAAGATGAAGACATAAGACAAAAGTACCTTAAGGCGTTGAAGGGAAATCTTGAACCAGAATCTTACTCGAAATCACGCCCTCAGTTATCAGAAAAAATTGCGGTTGAAAAAGCGATCGATCTCGCTGGAGAGGCAAAGCTCCATTTCTGCCATATCAGCGCGCGCGAAAGTCTTGAGACCATAAAAAAGGCAAAAGCCGAAAAAAAGAGCGTAACGTGCGAAGTGGCACCGCACCATCTATTCCTCTCCTCAAAGGATTACAGGCGCCTGGGAACGCTTGGAAAAATGAACCCGCCGCTTCGCGATTACCAGTCACAGCAAAGCCTCTGGGCAGGACTGAACGACGGCACTATTGATATTATTGCCTCGGATCATGCCCCGCATCTTGAACATGAAAAAATGGCAGATATCTGGAGCGCTCCAGCCGGTGTGCCCGGTGTGGAGACAATGATGCCTCTCATGCTTATGGCGGTAAAAAGGAACCTTCTGACCTTGAAACGATTGATAGAGGTATCAAGCCAGAAACCTGCAATGATATTCAGTCTCAAAAAAGGTGTGCTTGCCGAGGGCTATGATGCGGACCTTATGATAGTGGGCGAGACGCAGAAGATACGCAGAGAAAAATTGCACAGCAAAGCAGGATGGACTCCATTTAAGAATGCCGAGGGTATCTTCCCGAGAATGACCCTCTCAAGGGGGGAAATAGTTTCCGAAGAGGGTGAGATCATTGCAAAAAGAGGGAGAGGCAGATTAATAACCGGCCAGGGGTTCGTTATGAAAATCAATTCTGAAATAGATTGA
- a CDS encoding N-6 DNA methylase codes for MLDQETKRKIDNARDILVGKVPDPKSQVEQITIALIYKFMDDMDKESQELGGKAAFFTGEFEKFTWSRIFDPRLGGFELIALYSEAIAKMNHNENIPQLFRDIFKNAFLPYRDPETLKSFLKEINEFKYDHSEKLGDAFEYLLSVLGSQGDAGQFRTPRHIIDFIVEVVDPKKNETILDPACATAGFLISSYKHILKQNTKERKGDCLTMDERKRLMNSLVGYDISPDMVRLSLVNMYLHGFQTPKIYEYDTLTSEEKWNETYDVILANPPFMTPKGGIRPHKRFSVQANRSEVLFVDYIMEHLTINGRAGVIVPEGIIFQSANAYKALRKLLVESGYLFAVVSLPQGVFQPYSGVKTSILLMDKSLAKRAQDVLFVKIENEGFDLGAQRRAIDKNDFPRALDVILRYKKSLQEGKECEFSEDESKLAHRVLKTKIAGIGDYYLSGDRYRDTVVHSHKDWPMVELGEVTFFKRGPFGGSLKKEIFVKDGYKVYEQKHAINNNFEIGDYYIDEAKYNEMIGFAIKPNDIIISCSGTMGKVAIVPESAKKGIINQALLKITPQFEKILPIYLKLILEEENIQQKYFRNTSGAAIQNVVSVKELKQIKIPLPPLSVQQEIVAEIEGYQKIIDGARQVVENYKPRIKVDEGWEVVDLGDACEIETGKLDANAAERDGIYPFFTCSKTEIFRINSYAFDCEALLLSGNNASGDFDVKYCKGKFNAYQRTYIITIKDKFKTKLTYPLLNYYLQNSLLSLKQQSIGGLTRYLTKNMITSIKISIPAIEIQKEIVARIEEEQKLVDANKKLIELFEGKIKAKIAEVWG; via the coding sequence ATGTTAGATCAGGAAACAAAAAGAAAAATCGATAACGCCCGCGATATCCTTGTAGGAAAAGTGCCAGACCCGAAATCACAGGTCGAGCAAATAACAATCGCGCTCATCTACAAGTTCATGGACGACATGGATAAAGAATCGCAGGAGCTCGGAGGTAAAGCAGCATTCTTCACCGGAGAATTCGAGAAATTCACATGGTCGCGCATTTTTGACCCGCGTCTGGGAGGATTTGAACTCATAGCACTATACAGCGAAGCCATCGCCAAAATGAACCATAACGAGAATATCCCGCAGCTTTTCAGAGATATTTTCAAGAATGCCTTCCTTCCATACCGCGATCCAGAAACGTTGAAAAGCTTTTTAAAAGAAATAAACGAGTTCAAATATGACCATAGCGAGAAACTGGGGGATGCTTTTGAATATCTCCTGTCAGTGCTTGGCTCGCAGGGTGATGCGGGACAGTTCAGGACACCACGGCATATTATTGATTTCATAGTCGAAGTGGTTGACCCGAAGAAAAATGAGACAATCCTTGACCCGGCCTGTGCTACAGCCGGATTCTTGATTTCCTCATACAAGCACATCCTCAAGCAGAATACGAAGGAGAGAAAAGGGGATTGTTTGACCATGGATGAGCGCAAAAGATTGATGAACAGCCTTGTAGGTTATGACATTTCTCCTGATATGGTGAGGCTTTCGCTTGTGAATATGTATCTGCACGGTTTCCAGACCCCGAAAATTTACGAATACGATACGCTCACGAGCGAGGAGAAATGGAACGAGACCTATGACGTGATTCTGGCAAATCCGCCTTTTATGACGCCGAAGGGCGGAATCCGTCCGCATAAACGCTTCTCAGTCCAGGCGAACCGTTCGGAAGTCCTGTTCGTGGATTATATCATGGAACATCTTACCATAAACGGAAGGGCGGGAGTTATCGTGCCTGAGGGAATCATTTTCCAGTCTGCGAATGCATATAAAGCGCTTCGCAAACTGCTTGTGGAAAGCGGTTATCTTTTCGCGGTTGTATCTTTACCACAAGGAGTTTTCCAGCCGTATTCAGGGGTTAAGACAAGTATTTTGCTGATGGATAAAAGCCTGGCTAAAAGGGCGCAGGACGTTCTTTTTGTGAAAATTGAAAATGAGGGATTTGACCTTGGCGCGCAGAGAAGAGCGATTGATAAGAATGATTTTCCAAGAGCGCTTGATGTGATTTTAAGATATAAGAAGAGTTTGCAAGAAGGGAAGGAATGTGAGTTTAGTGAGGATGAAAGCAAATTAGCTCACAGGGTTTTAAAGACAAAAATCGCTGGAATTGGGGATTATTACTTATCGGGAGATAGGTACAGGGATACTGTGGTTCATTCGCATAAAGATTGGCCGATGGTGGAATTGGGGGAGGTGACATTCTTTAAAAGAGGTCCTTTTGGCGGTTCTCTTAAGAAAGAAATTTTTGTAAAGGACGGTTATAAAGTTTATGAACAAAAACACGCAATAAATAATAATTTTGAAATTGGAGATTATTATATTGATGAAGCCAAATACAATGAAATGATCGGCTTTGCAATAAAGCCAAACGACATTATAATTAGTTGTTCAGGGACTATGGGGAAAGTTGCGATTGTTCCTGAAAGTGCAAAAAAGGGTATTATTAATCAAGCACTTTTAAAAATCACACCTCAATTTGAAAAAATTTTGCCTATCTATTTAAAATTAATTCTTGAAGAAGAAAATATTCAACAAAAGTATTTTAGAAATACTTCTGGTGCAGCTATTCAAAATGTTGTCTCTGTAAAAGAACTCAAACAAATTAAAATCCCCCTCCCGCCCCTGTCAGTCCAGCAGGAGATTGTGGCTGAGATCGAGGGCTACCAGAAGATAATAGATGGGGCGCGGCAGGTGGTGGAGAACTATAAGCCGAGGATTAAGGTGGATGAGGGATGGGAGGTGGTGGATTTAGGGGATGCTTGTGAAATAGAAACTGGGAAACTTGATGCTAATGCAGCAGAAAGAGATGGAATATATCCTTTTTTTACATGCTCAAAAACAGAAATATTCAGGATAAACAGTTATGCATTTGATTGTGAAGCCCTTTTATTAAGTGGGAATAATGCGTCTGGGGATTTTGATGTTAAATATTGTAAAGGTAAATTTAATGCGTATCAGAGAACTTATATAATAACTATTAAAGACAAATTTAAGACTAAGTTAACCTATCCTTTATTAAATTATTATTTGCAAAATAGTCTATTATCTCTAAAGCAACAATCAATAGGCGGGTTAACTAGATATTTAACGAAAAATATGATAACCTCTATAAAAATAAGTATTCCTGCAATAGAAATACAAAAGGAAATCGTTGCCCGAATTGAAGAGGAGCAGAAATTGGTCGATGCGAATAAGAAACTGATCGAGCTTTTCGAGGGGAAGATAAAGGCGAAGATTGCTGAGGTATGGGGATAA
- a CDS encoding cysteine desulfurase family protein — protein MRQVYMDHGSASPVDARVLEAMLPYFDKDIGNPSSLHSSGRKAKRELEGARQKVADLINAPNPKSLVFTSCATESNNLALRGAALRYKDKGNHIITTSIEHMSVMNTLKDLQRSGFEVTYVPIDKDGLVNAEQVKNAITDKTILISVMYANGEIGTVQPVREIGEIASDKKILFHVDGTAAVGKVPIDAEKEHIDLLTISSNDMHGPKGAGALYIKQGVRLMPFMLGGGQEFGMRSGSENIPGIVGMGKASELAQKEMVEEGERLIKLRDRLIDNILKMEYTYLTGHRTKRLPNNASFRFSFIEGESIILQLNDLGITASTGSACSSKTLEPSHVLIATGLRHEEAHGSLLLTLGRSNTEEDVDYVIDSVPKIVAKLRALSPLYHKK, from the coding sequence ATGAGACAGGTTTACATGGATCACGGTTCAGCTTCACCCGTTGATGCGCGGGTGCTTGAAGCCATGTTGCCATATTTTGATAAAGATATCGGGAACCCTTCCTCCCTCCATTCTTCCGGGAGGAAAGCCAAGCGAGAACTTGAAGGAGCCAGGCAAAAAGTTGCAGATTTGATAAACGCGCCAAACCCGAAGAGCCTCGTTTTCACTTCGTGCGCCACGGAATCTAATAATCTTGCGTTGAGGGGCGCAGCGTTGCGGTATAAAGACAAGGGAAATCATATAATTACCACCTCTATCGAGCACATGTCTGTAATGAATACCTTGAAAGACCTGCAGAGAAGCGGATTTGAGGTGACCTATGTCCCCATTGACAAAGATGGACTGGTGAACGCTGAACAAGTAAAGAATGCAATAACAGACAAAACCATTCTCATCTCTGTAATGTACGCTAACGGAGAAATAGGAACCGTGCAGCCGGTCAGGGAAATAGGTGAGATCGCATCTGATAAGAAAATATTATTCCATGTGGATGGGACAGCTGCAGTTGGAAAGGTCCCTATTGATGCTGAAAAGGAGCATATCGATCTCTTAACCATTTCATCAAATGATATGCACGGTCCGAAAGGCGCGGGAGCCCTGTATATCAAGCAGGGTGTAAGGCTCATGCCTTTTATGCTTGGAGGTGGGCAGGAATTCGGGATGAGAAGCGGCTCTGAGAACATCCCCGGAATTGTTGGGATGGGGAAAGCTTCGGAGCTTGCCCAGAAGGAAATGGTAGAGGAAGGTGAACGACTTATAAAACTACGTGACAGGTTGATAGATAATATCCTTAAAATGGAATATACATATCTCACAGGTCACAGGACAAAGAGACTTCCAAACAATGCGAGTTTTCGCTTCAGTTTCATCGAAGGCGAGAGCATCATATTGCAGCTCAACGATCTGGGAATAACAGCAAGCACAGGTTCGGCATGTTCCTCGAAAACGCTTGAGCCGTCGCATGTGCTTATTGCCACGGGATTAAGGCACGAGGAGGCGCACGGCTCGCTTCTGCTAACACTCGGCAGGTCTAATACGGAAGAAGATGTTGATTATGTTATTGACTCAGTGCCTAAAATAGTTGCTAAACTCAGGGCATTATCGCCGCTTTATCATAAAAAATAA
- a CDS encoding DsrE family protein, with protein MTNILYVQTSGVDTPERLYSPFILAQTAKAMGIDATIYFLGMGITVVKKGNAEKVKIGKFPSLKEVMDQTVKAGVKLMVCEQSTQLINLGRGDFIPAAEIVGAATLNDLVLEADGAMWF; from the coding sequence ATGACTAACATTCTATATGTCCAGACAAGTGGTGTCGATACACCTGAACGCCTTTATTCCCCTTTTATCCTGGCACAGACCGCGAAAGCAATGGGGATAGATGCCACCATATATTTCCTGGGTATGGGGATCACTGTTGTGAAAAAAGGGAATGCAGAAAAGGTAAAGATAGGGAAATTTCCGTCTCTTAAAGAGGTAATGGACCAGACTGTGAAAGCAGGAGTAAAGCTCATGGTGTGCGAGCAAAGCACGCAGTTAATAAACCTTGGGAGAGGAGATTTTATTCCCGCGGCAGAGATCGTGGGCGCTGCAACGCTCAATGACCTTGTGCTGGAAGCTGACGGAGCGATGTGGTTTTAA
- a CDS encoding flavodoxin domain-containing protein, translating into MAKVAIIYDSATHNTEAMAKAIAEGIKSEKVDVNLSHVHEAKIEDIRNVDGVVLGSGTYHHEIMPALEVFLDQAKDVGLKGKVGAAFCSYGWSPEVVDLITNRLKGYGMETLEGLLIHEKPDEAGLEKCREFGKRIAMKVKGR; encoded by the coding sequence ATGGCAAAAGTGGCAATAATATACGATTCTGCAACGCATAATACCGAGGCGATGGCAAAAGCGATAGCAGAAGGAATAAAGTCAGAAAAAGTGGATGTGAATCTATCGCATGTCCATGAGGCGAAGATAGAGGATATTAGAAACGTTGATGGTGTGGTTCTTGGTTCTGGTACTTACCACCATGAAATAATGCCGGCCCTTGAGGTTTTCCTGGATCAGGCAAAAGATGTGGGTTTGAAAGGCAAAGTTGGAGCAGCCTTCTGTTCTTATGGCTGGTCCCCCGAAGTCGTAGACCTGATCACGAACAGGTTGAAGGGTTATGGAATGGAGACTTTAGAAGGGCTTCTGATACATGAAAAGCCTGATGAGGCAGGGTTAGAGAAGTGCAGGGAGTTTGGGAAGAGAATTGCGATGAAGGTGAAAGGGCGTTAG